In the genome of Daucus carota subsp. sativus chromosome 9, DH1 v3.0, whole genome shotgun sequence, the window tttaatcaaataatgtAATGTGACACAAATACTATCAACTGTTGCACCTCTGacctatatatattcttaccCAGTTGGAGAATTCTTCAGGCTCAAGGGCAGAAGTCAATTATAGTGCTGAAGTTGAAAGATGTGGTCAATTAGGTGAACCTAGCAATGAAGGCAGTGAGCTTAAAAAAGTTGATAGTTTTGGGAGATGGATGGATAATGAAATTGGCAAAGATTGTGACGATTGCATCATGACCTCTGGATCTGACGGATACTGGAATACACTTAATATCAAGCGTGGTGATAAGGAAGTGCCCAATCTCGCTCTTCCGACACAATGGAATACAGATTATCTAGATCCTTCTCTTTCTCAGCAACAGCTATTTAGCATCCTTGATTTTGCTCCAGATTGGGCTGATTCAAAAACGAATACAACGGTATGCATTTTGAGCAAGAGTTTCCAATTCtgtaacctttttttttttgcttaaatATTTGTTACTTGATATTGCTGCTCTCTCGTAGGTTTTGGTTGTAGGTTCTTTCATGGGGGAAGCCAAACATTTTAGTGATTTGAAGTGGTGCTGTATGTTTGGTGAAATTGAAGTGGATGCAGAAGCTTTGAGTGAGAACGTGTTACGATGCCAAACTCCTTCACATACTCCTGGTGTTGTTCCCTTCAAAATTACTTGCAGTAATAGGTTGGCTTGTAGTGAGGTGCGGGAGTTTGAATTTCGCAGAAGTACATCTACGAATTCATGTTTAATGGCTGACAAAAAAGCATCACAAGATGAACTCAGGGTTCTCACTCGACTGATAAAGTTGTTATCTTCAGGTGTAAATGACAAAAATTCTTACTGCACTGTAGAAGAATGTGATGGATGCAAGGTGATGAATGTTATACACGCCATTAACACTGATGACATGAATAATCTGGGAAGCTTTGATAAGACCCTTACAGCCTCTCAAGGAAATTCTAATGATGTTTTATTTAGAGTTTTGCTCAAGGACAAACTATATGACTGGCTGGCATGCCAAACACATAACCTGGGTAAAGGACTGAATATTTTGGATGATGAAGGACAAGGGGTTATTCATTTGGCTGCTGCTCTTGGTTTTGAGTGGGCCATTGGCCCCATAATTGCTGCTGGAATCAGTCCCAATTTCAGAGATGCTAAAGGCAAGACAGCGCTCCACTGGGCTTCGTATTATGGAAGGTGAGAGTTTAGTCGTACTACTAGCAAAAAATTCTTCTTGTTATGCAATATAGTGAATTGGTTCTAAAGTTGCTACTACTATTTGAACTTTGTTGCATTGCTAAAGTGTTCATAGTAGAATTTAGGACTTGCCGGAGACAGTTAGAGATTATATCATCATTAttagatttaaatattaaaattcttatCTACACGTCTGCATACCTACATTGGGAGATTTCCTTTTCTATGTGTTCAAACATATGTCCATGCTAATGTGTTATTTTGATGGAGTAATTTCACCACCATTATATCCCCTAAATTGGCATAGCTATATTATTAATGTAAGAGGTAGTGGCCCCCTGGCGTAGTCATTCACAATACAGACGAGGTGAACATTCTACATATAAATGGAGGATTACAGGGACAGATTGTTAGAGGAACAAAAGTTATTGTTGACCACATGAAGTAAACCACTAGTCCAAAACTATTACAGATTTTTCCTGTTTGCAGCAATGTAGGCTGTAGCTCTATATAAGGAAATAGTAATTGTTTTCAGAAACTTCAAAACTACATATCTTATGTAAACCTGAATGTGATTGTGACTCGCATGCAAGCTACAATGAATGCTGTGTAAACTTCTTAACTTCGTGATTCTAAAAAATTTCAGCTCGTAGTCCAGATATTCTGTCGTACTTGTTTTCTCTCTATCTAATCCGTTTTCATATTTTGAAATTGCCACAGAGAGGATACTGTcattgttcttgttaagttggGTGCCTCTGCTGGTTCAGTTGACGATCCAACTCCTGAATTTCCTGGAGGGCAGAAAGCTGCTGATTTGGCATCAAGCAGAGGCCATAAAGGGATTGCTGGCTTTTTGGCGGAAACAGATTTAGTTAGTCATCTTTCTTTGTTAACTTTCAACGGAAGTATGCCAAATAATGCTACTGCAGGAGTCAAGTTAGACAATACAGTGGAAAATGCAGTAATGTATGGTTTTCCACCAGATGAAGTACCAAAAGAGGAAATTTCATTGAGAAAATCTCTTTCTGCTGTAAGGAATTCCGCACATGCAGCTTCCCTCATTCAGGATGCATTTAGGGTTCGTTCATTCCGTCATAAAGAAATGCCTAAAAGCAACAGTGATCTATCTGATAATCCACTTGATCTTGTTGCTCTTGGTTGTTTGAGCAAGGTTCGGAATATGCATGACTTTGATGACTACTTGCACTCTGTAGCTGCAATAAAGATCCAGCAGAAATACCGCGGCTGGAAAGGCAGAAAAGAGTTCTTGAAGATACGGAAACGTATTGTTAACATTCAGGTATGCATGTATGATTGTTTAATCTGGAAAGCTCTTTCTGTCATCTTTACCTATAAAGAAATTAAGAACCATGATCACACATCTTTCCTATGATAAGATTCTATGTCACATGTGTATTGATTTTTGAGTTCATCTTATGGATTACCCCTTATCAGTTGCTTATCTTGCTATTGAAACAAAGATGCATAAACCACTATATCATTTGAACTTGCTTGATATTCATGGAATATCTGTTTTCCAGTTTTAACTGTAACATGTAAACCGCAAAGTATCCTTCACTACTGCACTCATgctaaacttttaaaaatataactttAGCCTTAATAGCTTTAATGCTTTTTAGGCTCATGTGAGGGGACATCAAGTGCGTAAGCATTATAAAAAGGTTGTATGGTCTGCCAGTATTCTTGAGAAGATAATTCTACGTTGGAGGCGAAAAAGGTGTGGCCTGCGTGGATATCGGTTGACAAAAGCAGCTGAAGCTCCAGAACCTGACCTTGAGAAGGACAATGAGTATGATTTTATGCGAATTGGTCGAAAACAGAAGGCCGAAGGTGTTGAGCTGGCTCTTGCAAGAGTCCAGTCAATGGCTCGTAACCCTGAAGCTCGAGACCAGTACCTGAGGCTGGTTAGGAAACTTGAAAAGGACAAGGTAATATCTCCTAGTTCTTTTCTTTGATGTGTTTCCTTCTATCAACAATATGTAAGTACTTGTCTAGAAGTTCGAAAGTGTTTATATAGGAGGGTTGTGAATCTGTATTCTGCAATAGTATTGGCGGAGCTATGAGGGGGCTAGTGGGGGTCTTAAGGCCCCACTATGATAGAAAACATTACTTTTAAGTACATAATAGTTAGACAAATTTTATTAcaagtatttaataaaaaaaattagcctcccactacaagaaaaatatcAGAGATACATTTATCTATAAACTTTTCTTCTACTTTGTTCTTGAATTTACTATTCTAGAtatagggggtgtttggatTGTGAGTGGGAATGGGGATGAAGGGTATGGGAATGAGGGGAATGAGAATGGGTATCCCAAGGGGAGTGTGAGGAATGATTTACCCTGCAAGTAGGATTGAGGTTCCCAGTCCATGCCTGTTAACTgagctcattaaccatgaaccaaacgccTCCATAATTGTGATAATACAAATTAAAACCTAAAAGCTGTTAGTTACCTTGTTTTTGTAGTTTACAGGCATCTATAATTGTAAGAATCAAATTGTTTATAGGTCCAAGCTATAGAAATGTAGAGAAGGTGTATAATATGCATTGATTCAGTCAGTAGATTTGTTGATTGATGCATGAACCCtggtttatatatgttttctttactggaatatgttttttttagatCTGGATGTGACATGGAGATTTTTTCCCCCCGCTCTATTTGAAATAATCTCCAACTGAAATGTTGTATTACACTCTTCTATCACttgtttggaataaaattgcCATATAATGATCCATTTTAATTGGCTTGTAGTGACTTTTAACAGTATCTGACTAGTGACTACTATGAAATTCATGCAGGAGGAGAGTGCTCAGTACAGGTAAATAGATACAGGAGTAAAGTAGGTACACCTTGTACTTGAGCTAACAATGATTAGTGACAACAACTTCAGAGTTTCAATATTCTTAGGTCTGGCAGCCAGCAGTGGCACTTACAGCGAAAATGCTTTATTATTCTTTTgtgaatattcttatattttctGCACTTAGGAAGACTGTGAATATAAAGACTGTGAATATAACTAACTTGTTGCCTGTGTTTTCAGTAATCTTTTATGAATGTAGGGATGGATTACATGCCTATCGTTTTTAATTGTAAACTGTAATACTCTTTAGTAGAGATCAAAGCATTAATATAGAAAGAAATGGAACTTCTAGCAGTGGCCTTCACAAATTTGTTGTCTATAATTAATTCACCAATGTTTACCTGTTGGATCTAAAACTGAATGATTATACAGAGCTAATTATATACAGCTGTGTCATAAGGATTATGGGCGGGGGAAGCTAATTATTGTAACTAACTTTACTTTACTGAGTGTTGACTGTTGAATTGGCAGCTTCTACCATATGTCCGAACCAAATCTAACTAGAATATCATAAATGGCTTTCGCCAAGTTCCTCTATATCTTAGCCTTGTCGAAGCTCGCTTCTTGCTTGTAGAGAGTTTCTTAGCTGGACCAAGACAAATTGCTTTCACAATTTCATGATACCATGTCTGACTTGTCAGTCTTCAGTAGTACTGTAAATGATTGTTTTGTTTTACTCGAGTCTACAGAATGTCGCCATTTTTATGAGGCGGTTAGCTAACATATAGCCCTTGCGACAGCTGTGGGTTTCCAGTCCGGTCCAGAAGGATGTGGAACTGTCCCTCTTCTTTGTAATTCCCTCGTGTTAGAtcatttataacatatatatacacaactggGGTTTCGAAAACAAAAGTTACAAGAAGGATTCTTTTGTAAAGATCTACAAATAGTGAGTATTAGCAGAAATTATTTCCAACTGTACCACCAAGAGAactatacaaatatatttaaactttGAACTGCATAGTGTTTTGAAACAATTGAATACATCACCGGCTTGGGGAAACATTTacaatgaaaaaataattacagGTAATGGAGTAGAGTTGCATCTACAAGCATGCCAATATAAAAACGCATGTCAGTTGGcttgtgaaaaaataaatttatagacaTCTATATACCTAGTGAAAACGTGAGACGAAGACCTCATGAAGTATGAAGTGGGCCAATATTGCTTGAAGGTTTTGATGCTTGTTGCATTTCCGCTACCTTCTGAGCAATTTTTAAACTTCTTCCTTGAAAAAGCTTCAATGGGAAGCTAAATTCGATGACAAACTAAACTTTAGGCTTCCTGTGCACCATAGACATTATATTAGATAAGAAAGGGACATATGTCATCTGATTATAAACACCATAATGTAATTGATCCCTTACCTGAACTTCAAGTCAGTGCCATGCCCGTCCAGTTTGCCATGTGCCCGACTATTCTCAGATTTGTAGTGTTGAGAACGTCTATCAAGCTGTCTTCCAGAATCAGTAGGCAATTTGTTATATTCAGTGCTTGACCTCATCAATCCATGTCTGGGTTGGGTAGTTTGGGTTCCACATATTTTTTTCACCAAGTCATCCAGTTCAGCAACCTTCTTTTGTAAATTGGTCTTGTCAGCCTGCAGGATATATGTTAAACTTTGAATGAGAAAGGCCTTGATAGCAAATTGAATAAACATTGTTTAAGTGGCAACACTTAAGAGCAAGAGAGGCTACGTATCAGCTCTAGTTGGATGCTTCCCCAGTGtagcaataaaaaaaattaacaagtaAATGGAGTTTTCAATCCAACTGAAGACTTCTCAACAAAAGTTTTACTTGAAGATCAAGGTCAGCTTATATGTTTCTTGGTATGAACACACCTTacatggagagagagagagagagagagagagagagagagagagaggagggagagggagagagagagggagaccTTTAACATGTCATTTTGTGCTTTCAGCAACTGATCCCGTTCTTGTATTTGTTCTACAGTCATCTGGATGGCAAATATATCCGCTTCTCTTCTATTCACTTCTAAAATGTATCTATAGAAGCAAAAAAGCACATACAAACAGTAAAAAAATACAGTATGAGAGTCCACTGTAAATTCTTAACTTTACTGTTGATTAGAAACTATCTATTTAAGTCGAACAATGCAACTGGAGGAACTAACATGATGTTGGCaggcatacacacacacaaagagGACCACAATAGTCATAAGAGAGAAATTACTTTTAAAACCTGTTAACAGTTGATTGCTCAATGGCACTTATGATTAACATTTAAACTTTCAATCACTCAACTGTCCATAATATATTAAGCTTCTTGGGGGGAAAGGCAAGGATAAAACCACCAGCGCATGTACTACTTCAATGAAATACTACTGGAAAGTAAATCTTAACCACCACTCTGTCTACAGCTTTTAAATTTAGGTCTGCCGTGATTTTCACATGTGATTATATAGATGTGTCCTAAGCTTCTAGAATAGCTATCTACTACATTTGCGATTCAACTTTTCTTCCATGTTTCAAGGACTTAGCAAGAGTATGAAACATCATGACAAACAAAAAGTCGTGTTGGTAATTTGAATGCTTTATAAAAAGATGGAAATACCTCTCCCTTTCCTCAATCAACTCTTCAATTTTGCTTCTCAGATTTAGATTCTCTTTATCCTAGTTCATCAAAAGAAATATACATGTTATGGTGCCAAAGTCATGACTATGTGTAAATAAGCAAAAAAATGGCAATACCATGGTTATAAATTTTTCCGCTTGTTGCTGAGCTTCCTCAACTAACTTCTGAACTTGAAACTGGTCCATCATATTCTACAACATATGATAAGAATTAAGCACAGGGAGATAAGAGTTTACGGCCAAGTATTTCTTATATATTGTCTGAATCTTACTGCATAATTAGTCATGTCTAATTTGACACCAAGTAAATCCCGAATGACGTCGTGTGTCATGCTTTCTGCTGCAGCCAGTCTGGTATTCAGCATACACACCTGTTCCCAAAAATACAGCATTTTCTCAATAGAGGAGAACCACAAAACACATGTACTAAAATTGATACATAACCACAAGTAAATTAGCAGAGGAAAACTGAAAACAGAAACTAAAAAATTGAGCAATCAGCTTAAATGTTGcatatttaaattgataaaatatgtaACATATTAATCGTAATAATCCTCCACTGTCCAGACTTCTAGAAGAAGCATGAAGAGAAACAATAACTGACCTCCTTTTGTCGACTGGCATTCAGTACTATGAGCTCTTCTATCCGAATCTTGGCAGCTGACaattctttttccttttccACATTCATCTGTTGCACCAGACCTCCAATACATCTAAATGGTGAGCTAGAACCCCGTGGTTTCGACAATCCTTTTTCTGTTTTATCCAACATCGAGGAAACAGATATTGCATTTGATGAATCTGTTTTGACTTCTTGAACCATTGCCTCCAAGGTTTTGTACTGAACAAAGAATAAGGATTATCTATGATTGCCCAcagtaacaaaaaaaaatgattgttATTAAGAATATCTTATCTTCTAAGTTCTAATTTGAAGGAATGTGCTGCTTGTAAAAGTGATACATAAATTCAAGGTAAAAGATATGCCATGCGTCTCTCTTAATCAAAGATTAGTTGGAATCATTGTTTTTAGACTATATTTGGCGAATGTAAATTAATTCATTGTCAATTTATTACATTGTCCTTAATATCTACTTTTTTAGAAGCCTTTTTCAATTTTGTGACTCGAGAGACTAATTTAAATATACCCGTATACAGTAATCCAAATTCAAATGCAAAGTAATTGATTCGCCTAACCAATTTATTACGTTGTCGTTAATGTCTACTTTATTTGTGTGGATATATTCAGCCTACGTCTCTGTTATTATACCTTTTGTTGGTACTGTGATGCCTGTGCTTCAGCATGCAATAGTAGTTCAGATATGTACTCTTTGGACTGTCTGATCTGCAGGGCCAGTATATATTCGAAAACTTGCGTTAGACAAGAAAAAACAGTTGAGGAGCTACTCTAAACTAGGGAAATCTGAAATATGTAGCACAAAACTAGATTTACCTCTTTTGTCTGTTCagctagttccttttcaagagcTAATATTCGCTTATGTGCATCATGAAGTTCCAAAGACCTGTCATGCAATTTTCTATAATTCACTATCTGACGATCAAGAAGCAGATAAACTTACTTTAAAGAGAAGAAATAATTTTTACCTTGAAAGTTGATCTTCTGCTGGTCTTCCTGTCGAGTGTTCTGACTCCATGTTTTCAGCATAGTTTTCAACTGTTAATAGGCGTTCTCTCAAGGCCTGGGTTTCCACTTCTAACGAATCTCTCATTATCCGATGCCTTTCTACCTCCTCATCCATTTCATTCACCTAACAGAAGTAAAATAGACTTACAATAGTCGAGCAAATGTAGTAAGGTTCATAAGACATTATGCATGCAGTCATGCACATACAGCGTGGCATGACAAGAATTCAACATGGTTCATGTGAGAAAATACTTTTTACTATAATTCGGCTTACCTGCCTTGTTGCAgaagtatataataatttatgtaaAGAAAAGATCTTTTTGCTTTCATTAAATTAGAAATACCTTTTTCTCTAAAACATTTATGGTACACTCCAGCTCCTCAACAGAATGTTCCAATATCTTGACCTCCTCTTCTTTTTGCTCTGCATACATTTTGCTTGCTTCTGACTCCTAAAAGATcatcacaaatttcaattataaatcCAGCGAAtattagaaattttaaaaattggctAAATGTAAATACCTGGCGAGCCTCAACAGcaatagcttcattttcatctgCTAGCGAATAGGCCATGTCAAGTTTATCTTGCAAAACAACAATTTGCTCACAAAGTTGGTCCCTCTCGCCGCTGACCATCCTTGAGTAGTTCTCAAGGTCTTCGAATGAAGAGTATAATTGCTTTTCTGCAGAATtagtttttaaaagaatttcttTCTCCAAAGCCTTCACAACATCTCTTTGTTCTGCTAATTGCTCTTCAGCCTCAGACTTTCTGAGATAAAGATCCCTCAAAAGAACTTTGAATTCGTCATTTTGGCTTGACAAATCATCAATGGTTTCTTTCATCTGTTCTAAATCAGAATTTGCCACAAACAGAGCAGATTCAGTATTGGCCAGGCGTTGCTCGAGATTTGTATTTTGAACCAGCAGATCCTCAACCTcacttattttaatttgaagCTTGTGTTGATTTTGGCTCAAAGATGCAActaaattttcagtttcaacctTCAGATCCTTGCTTGTGGAGGTTGATTCTTGTAACAAGCTAATATCAAACAGTAAGCCTTTCAACAATacatcttttctttgcaattcTTTTCTTAGCTCCAAATTTTCAAAGATGGTGTCAGTATAGGATTTCCCAGACTTAACGTCTTCCATTCTAGAGAGAGATGCACTTATACCTTGAGCTTTACCTTGCATAATATTTGTAGACATGTCACTTTCACCTATCATATGTTTGCAAGTCAATAAATAGTCATGGTTCTGTTGAAGTTTATTTTGATGAAGAGAAATTTCTTCACTTGAACTTTTAAACTTTTTAAGATATTCTCCAACAGTGCACTGATGAAGCACAAAATAAGCAAATTCTCTCTCCATTGCCTCGGTGCAAATACCCTCCAAGGATGCTCtggatatacatatatgtttcaTGATTTCCTTTACCATCATTAGGGCATCAGAAAAGACTGCCTTGCACATTTTCTCTGTATCTCTTTGCGTGTGCAGGATCGACCCTTCAAGAGAAGTTACAAGATTTGCTATTTCTATGAAACTGCCATGAATCTGATCATGTAGTATTTCATTCTCAGCGTCTTTCAAGTGAAGTGACGATTTAAGTTGTTCTATCTCCTCAGTCAAGCTGACTTTCTCTAGCATCAAATCTTCACCAGCTTGCCTCCATGTACCACTCAGCTGTCTGGAGTCCTCATTTGCTTTCAGTAATGCATTTAACATAACATCAGCTTCTTGCATGGTTGCACGAGCCTCCTCAAATTTCTTGAAGAAGGTACTGGTATGGCTTAATTCCCAATCAGGGACAAACTGCAAATTACAAGTCAGTGTTAAAAAATTCTTGTTTCACAGTTTCTAAAAGATAACATGACAAATACTAAATATCAAAAAAGAAGTAACAACAGCTAATGCATATGAACCCAGTTTTTATTCTACTTCTTGttaggtaaaaaaaaaatagtaggtAAATTTATTACTACCTCCTTCAAATTAGAGCAGCCTGCTTTTGCTTGAATTACCAACTCGGTGGGTTGAACAAAGTTACTTGTCTCTGGCACTGTGAATTCAAAAAGTTCATAATCTAGTATATTCTGCTCATCATCATTCATAAATTTAGGCAACTGTGGCAAACAGTTTTCCTTCCCTGTGATGTAATCGCCCAtatctttttctttaaaaagtTGAGCTAATCGAAGATTTACACTTATAAAAGCATCATATATCATCCTGAATTCCTGCCTCAAACAAAAGATTGTTGCTTGAATTTCTTTTGATAATTTCATGGGCTGTGATGACTTTGGTAGTTGGCCTTCTTCAGACTCCAGCTTCAATGTTTGCCCAGGTGACATTACAGGAAACCTGTTGCATCTACTTGAAAATTCATCTAACCCTGAAGTAGTGCTTTCAGACGAAACAGTCGAATCAAGAGAGAAATTAGCTAATTTAATTTCTACTTCTTGTAAAGCTTCAGCGGTAGCTTGCAAGGCACACATATCCACCAGATTGTTAGTGCAGGCCCTTGTGGTTTCCAGTCTAGCATTTATATTAGCAAGTTCATCAGTTATCTGGATTAGCATTTTGTGCCCATCATCATCCTTCGATGATTCAGGGACATGTCGCACACTTTTGCAATTCTCTTTGAGCTCCACCCAGTACTTTTTCATTCTTTGAACATCAATAGCAAACTCTTGAATCACCTCCTTGTATAAAAAAGCTGATTTGTGGATATCACTATGAATGGATGATAGATATGATTTTGCATTAGAAACAGTCTCACTCTCTAGCATTGCTGAATCACTTTGATTCTCATCCAGAGGTAGAACCTTTTTCATTCCTGTCGTCTGAGAAGTAGCACTCCAACACGTATCTTCCTTAGAATTTTCTGTCAGAGCAAAGTCCATGTGGTCAACTAGCCTATTTACAACCAAGAGTGCAGCATTAGCACATTTATCTGCTTCAATGAGTTGATCTTCCTTGCTTTTGAGCTTTCTCTCGAATAACTCTATTATACTGATCTTTTCATCCAATACTGTAGTTTCTTTAATGCTTGGGCAATTTTCTATATGTTGAATTTCAGTAAAAACCATTGCCGCACCCTTCAACGACTTTAATCTCTGCTCCATCTGCAATACTGCTTTTTGTGCATCTTCAAGGCTCCTTTCTAATAGCAAAATTTTTTCTTCCTTCTCCATACAAACCTCAACAACCCTTTCAACACGCTCACGCGTCTCATTTTTTACATGAGGAAATGAACTAGAGATATGTTCTATTTGGAAAGAAGCATCTTTGAGAGATTTAGAACCCTCCAAAAGGATGTTTGTTAAATCCAAGCTTGCCTTTTCCCATTCTGCATGTATTCCTTGTTTCTCATCCTCTTTCTCTGCAAGTTTGATTCTCAGTCTGTCATTCTCTTCAGTCATACAATGTACTGTATCCTGAAGTTTTGATTGAAGAGTAGCTACCTCTTCCTGCAAATGAAGAATTGTCTTACTTGCTTCCATCTCCGCCTCTGCACAGATTAAATCAGTTTCATGTTTCCGAGATAAGTCGATTGCAGTATTATTAAGATAATGGCTGCTAAGTAGTTGGGCATCCTCAAGGTCCTTAGTCATCTCATCCAACTTCAGTTGTAATCCATCATTCATAATGTGTTTATTGCCTTCTGGGGAAACATCCAAATTCTTATTCATAACATCTCTATTTGTGTAGTGATCATCAACTGTAATCGTGGCGTGCCTTTCTACATTGTCCTTATTACTCAGTTTTTCCATCAACCTGTGATTTTCCTGTTGCGCAAACTCTAGTTCTTTGATTAGGCAAATCTGATCATTTTCTAAGGCTTCTATCAAGACCTTTGCATCCACCAGCTCTTTCAGAGTGTCACTGGATTGCAAAGGTAAAGGGACAGTCATGTGATGATCACTTTGATTCTGTTGAATACCATCCCCTTGGCTAGAAGACACTTCCATATCTCCATAAATGCTTTTAATCGGTATGATTTCAGCCTACAAAAGTACGAccaaataaaagaaatatatatgcaaTTATTACAGACAGATTATACTAGTATCGTATTTGGTACTCGGTTGCTACTACAGACTTATGTTGGATTTACTACACTGTTATCAAATTTGCAACATCTCATGTTTGAGTTGGTTACTCTTGAATGTCTCTAAAAATACATAGCAGTTATCACCAGTTCATATAGTTTTCGCGGATGGAGAATATCCGCTGGAGGAAGTTACTGACTCTTAAAAACCATAGATTCAGAATTCCTGAGGGTAATTAAAAGTGAGGCCTCATTTAACCTAGATATACAAGCATGAAATTTGTGTGTATCTGGCATATGGTATGAATCATCTAAGTTTCATTAATGCAAAGTTTCTCATTCCTCAGTTTCACTAATGCTTTTCAATTAAACCATTATAATATTCATGAATCGTGATTCCATCTATTTGGGAAATCAAGTAGCAAATTGATTGACCTTATATAGGCTTCAAGGTGAAATTTAGTTACATATATTTCAAGACATAGAAACATTATATCAATAAGTATAAATACATCATACACGATATAATATAACTATGTGAATGTTCTGAAATTTTAGTGGGATATTGGAATGAATAACATTCAGAGTTAAATGGTACTGAGACACCAAGAGTCCAAGACTACTGCCATTaccttcaaaatttaaaaaaaagggCAGAAGCAGGAAATAATAG includes:
- the LOC108202865 gene encoding kinesin-like protein KIN-12C, which encodes MSKDTAPSSVRSISRNSIKFTEPNENDLESLSSDRFANFPPPRTPLNSIPDPCQYLEHKASQEIDCEGSRQGKSSDARLEASVAMMMSRRGGNVGNCDGSRVSSKWKANSEPNSANSTPARRISSVGVSTGPRVSVYGGEKGGSSCKASKRLSVGNFEVPEEIMKFDLVEDPLFWNDHNVQTLIRIRPLNNSEKVSQGYGRCLKQESPQSLMWLGHPELRFTFDHIACETISQEKLFRVAGLPMVDNCMSGYNSCMFAYGQTGSGKTYTMIGDIGQMDGKLNEDCGITPRIFEYLFKRIHEEEESRRDERLEYSCKCSFLEIYNEQITDLLDPSSTNLQLREDLKNGVYVENLKEYNVRTVTDVLKLLFQGVANRKMAATNMNSESSRSHSVFTCIIESHWEKDSVTHLRFGRLNLVDLAGSERQKSSGAEGDRLKEAANINKSLSTLGLVIMSLVDVAHGKHRHVPYRDSRLTFLLQDSLGGNSKTTIIANVSPSVCSASETLSTLKFAQRAKLIQNNAKVNEDASGDVTALQRQIQQLKGQLSFLMKAGSNPRPLSHSAPSSQTSMREDFPETEDSAGESDTYHDQNMTHDQDRKLKRLEATLKGALRREKFAETEVKRLEAEVAHMNRLAQQREEDAQLTKMMLRDYEKKFKRLELLADGLVSADKYLVDENQSLKEENELLRARSIRNPELTRFALENMKLLEQLQLFQNFYEQGEREILLSEVSELRNKLLEALEAQENYDQSKYISRRDDQGNNVAEELEGCRDMNTKLIRKFEDLQTEVTQYMNQDQATVHSAEIIPIKSIYGDMEVSSSQGDGIQQNQSDHHMTVPLPLQSSDTLKELVDAKVLIEALENDQICLIKELEFAQQENHRLMEKLSNKDNVERHATITVDDHYTNRDVMNKNLDVSPEGNKHIMNDGLQLKLDEMTKDLEDAQLLSSHYLNNTAIDLSRKHETDLICAEAEMEASKTILHLQEEVATLQSKLQDTVHCMTEENDRLRIKLAEKEDEKQGIHAEWEKASLDLTNILLEGSKSLKDASFQIEHISSSFPHVKNETRERVERVVEVCMEKEEKILLLERSLEDAQKAVLQMEQRLKSLKGAAMVFTEIQHIENCPSIKETTVLDEKISIIELFERKLKSKEDQLIEADKCANAALLVVNRLVDHMDFALTENSKEDTCWSATSQTTGMKKVLPLDENQSDSAMLESETVSNAKSYLSSIHSDIHKSAFLYKEVIQEFAIDVQRMKKYWVELKENCKSVRHVPESSKDDDGHKMLIQITDELANINARLETTRACTNNLVDMCALQATAEALQEVEIKLANFSLDSTVSSESTTSGLDEFSSRCNRFPVMSPGQTLKLESEEGQLPKSSQPMKLSKEIQATIFCLRQEFRMIYDAFISVNLRLAQLFKEKDMGDYITGKENCLPQLPKFMNDDEQNILDYELFEFTVPETSNFVQPTELVIQAKAGCSNLKEFVPDWELSHTSTFFKKFEEARATMQEADVMLNALLKANEDSRQLSGTWRQAGEDLMLEKVSLTEEIEQLKSSLHLKDAENEILHDQIHGSFIEIANLVTSLEGSILHTQRDTEKMCKAVFSDALMMVKEIMKHICISRASLEGICTEAMEREFAYFVLHQCTVGEYLKKFKSSSEEISLHQNKLQQNHDYLLTCKHMIGESDMSTNIMQGKAQGISASLSRMEDVKSGKSYTDTIFENLELRKELQRKDVLLKGLLFDISLLQESTSTSKDLKVETENLVASLSQNQHKLQIKISEVEDLLVQNTNLEQRLANTESALFVANSDLEQMKETIDDLSSQNDEFKVLLRDLYLRKSEAEEQLAEQRDVVKALEKEILLKTNSAEKQLYSSFEDLENYSRMVSGERDQLCEQIVVLQDKLDMAYSLADENEAIAVEARQESEASKMYAEQKEEEVKILEHSVEELECTINVLEKKVNEMDEEVERHRIMRDSLEVETQALRERLLTVENYAENMESEHSTGRPAEDQLSRSLELHDAHKRILALEKELAEQTKEIRQSKEYISELLLHAEAQASQYQQKYKTLEAMVQEVKTDSSNAISVSSMLDKTEKGLSKPRGSSSPFRCIGGLVQQMNVEKEKELSAAKIRIEELIVLNASRQKEVCMLNTRLAAAESMTHDVIRDLLGVKLDMTNYANMMDQFQVQKLVEEAQQQAEKFITMDKENLNLRSKIEELIEERERYILEVNRREADIFAIQMTVEQIQERDQLLKAQNDMLKADKTNLQKKVAELDDLVKKICGTQTTQPRHGLMRSSTEYNKLPTDSGRQLDRRSQHYKSENSRAHGKLDGHGTDLKFRKPKV